One genomic window of Bacillus mycoides includes the following:
- the panB gene encoding 3-methyl-2-oxobutanoate hydroxymethyltransferase: MKTKTDFLKMKEQGEPITMLTAYDYPSAKLAEEAKVDMILVGDSLGMVVLGYDSTVPVTVEDMIHHTKAVRRGAKETFIVTDMPFMSYHVSLQDTMVNARRIVQESGAHALKVEGAGEVISTIHYLTNAGIPVVAHLGLTPQSVGVLGGYKVQGKDAESAKKLIEDAKKCEEAGAIALVLECVPMQLAELISEQLTIPIIGIGAGQKVDGQVLVYHDLISYGVNRVPKFVKQYTSVQEEIVRGISQYVTEVKTGQFPEEKHSFTMKEEEYLALYGGKQ; the protein is encoded by the coding sequence TTGAAAACAAAAACAGATTTTTTGAAAATGAAAGAGCAAGGTGAGCCGATTACAATGCTAACGGCGTATGATTATCCATCTGCTAAATTAGCAGAAGAAGCTAAAGTCGATATGATTTTAGTGGGTGATTCTCTAGGAATGGTTGTACTTGGGTATGATTCAACAGTTCCAGTAACTGTAGAGGATATGATTCATCATACGAAAGCTGTACGCCGCGGAGCGAAAGAGACGTTTATTGTAACTGATATGCCATTTATGTCTTATCATGTCTCATTGCAAGATACGATGGTTAATGCACGTCGCATTGTTCAAGAGAGCGGGGCACATGCATTAAAGGTAGAAGGTGCTGGAGAAGTTATATCAACTATTCACTACTTAACGAATGCGGGAATTCCCGTTGTGGCGCATTTAGGTTTAACTCCTCAATCTGTAGGAGTGCTAGGTGGGTATAAAGTACAAGGGAAAGATGCTGAAAGTGCAAAAAAATTAATAGAAGATGCAAAGAAATGTGAGGAAGCTGGTGCGATAGCACTTGTGTTAGAGTGTGTGCCAATGCAATTAGCAGAACTTATTTCAGAGCAGTTAACAATTCCGATAATCGGAATTGGAGCAGGACAAAAAGTAGATGGGCAAGTTCTTGTATATCATGATCTTATCTCGTACGGCGTAAATCGTGTTCCGAAATTTGTGAAGCAATATACGTCTGTTCAAGAGGAGATTGTGCGAGGGATTTCGCAATACGTTACTGAAGTAAAGACAGGGCAATTTCCTGAAGAAAAACATTCATTCACAATGAAAGAGGAAGAGTACTTAGCGTTATACGGAGGAAAACAATAA
- a CDS encoding CCA tRNA nucleotidyltransferase has protein sequence MERFKKASSIIEILKQHGHEAYFVGGSVRDLIIDRPIGDIDIATSALPEEVMAIFPRHVPVGLEHGTVIVVENGEPYEVTTFRTESEYEDFRRPSSVQFVRSLEEDLKRRDFTMNAIAMTEEGEMVDLFAGKEAIRLKEITTVGDAADRFQEDALRMMRGIRFVSTLGFSLEIKTKQAIETYGHLLEHIAIERITVEFEKLLTGTYCVNGLQELVETKLFSHLPYLQMSEERLLKATQYKWDSLETDVEAWAFFLYCIGEEHPSVFLRQWKFSNKKIKDIVAVLLAIRSRKEREWDTILLYKTGIRIAEMAERVYEAIIESYNSASVKQVQSLFHALPIKNRQEMNVTGNDLLSWADKKPGPWVAEMLQNIEEAIVQGDLVNKKENIREWLQRCNLL, from the coding sequence ATGGAAAGATTTAAAAAAGCTAGTTCAATTATTGAGATATTAAAACAGCACGGACATGAGGCTTACTTCGTTGGTGGAAGTGTACGCGATCTTATTATCGATAGACCGATTGGAGATATCGATATCGCAACATCTGCTTTACCAGAAGAAGTAATGGCTATTTTCCCAAGACATGTTCCGGTTGGTCTTGAGCATGGAACTGTAATTGTTGTAGAAAATGGTGAACCGTATGAGGTAACTACTTTTCGAACTGAAAGCGAATATGAAGATTTTCGGAGACCTAGTAGTGTTCAATTTGTCCGTTCATTAGAAGAGGATTTAAAACGACGTGATTTCACGATGAATGCAATTGCGATGACAGAGGAAGGCGAAATGGTTGATTTATTTGCTGGAAAAGAAGCGATTCGTCTGAAGGAAATTACAACGGTTGGAGATGCTGCAGACCGTTTTCAAGAAGATGCACTGCGAATGATGCGTGGTATTCGGTTCGTAAGTACGTTAGGTTTCTCTTTGGAAATAAAGACGAAACAAGCAATTGAAACGTATGGGCATTTGCTCGAACATATAGCGATTGAAAGAATTACAGTTGAATTTGAAAAATTGTTGACCGGTACATATTGTGTGAATGGTCTTCAAGAGTTAGTAGAAACGAAGCTATTTTCTCATCTGCCATATTTGCAAATGTCAGAAGAAAGACTCTTGAAAGCTACGCAGTATAAATGGGATTCTCTCGAAACAGACGTTGAGGCGTGGGCATTTTTCTTATATTGTATAGGAGAAGAGCATCCATCTGTCTTTTTACGTCAATGGAAGTTTTCGAATAAAAAGATTAAAGATATCGTAGCGGTTTTATTAGCAATTCGTTCTAGAAAGGAGAGGGAGTGGGATACAATCCTTCTTTATAAAACTGGAATTCGCATCGCTGAGATGGCGGAAAGAGTATATGAAGCGATAATAGAAAGTTATAATAGTGCGTCTGTTAAGCAAGTACAATCATTATTTCATGCATTGCCGATAAAAAATCGTCAAGAAATGAATGTGACTGGTAATGATTTATTAAGCTGGGCAGATAAAAAGCCAGGTCCGTGGGTTGCCGAAATGCTTCAAAATATTGAAGAAGCAATCGTACAAGGAGATTTAGTTAATAAGAAAGAGAATATAAGGGAGTGGCTACAAAGATGCAATCTACTATAA
- the bshA gene encoding N-acetyl-alpha-D-glucosaminyl L-malate synthase BshA, whose translation MKLKIGITCYPSVGGSGVVGTELGKQLAERGHEIHFITSGVPFRLNKVYPNIYFHEVTVNQYSVFQYPPYDLALASKMAEVAQRENLDILHVHYAIPHAICAYLAKQMIGERIKIVTTLHGTDITVLGSDPSLNNLIRFGIEQSDVVTAVSHSLIEETNELVKPDKEIETVYNFVDERVYFKRDMSQLKKEYGIRENEKVLIHISNFRKVKRVQDVVQSFAKIVKEVDAKLLLVGDGPEFCTILQLVKSLHIEERVLFLGKQDNVAELLAMSDLMLLLSEKESFGLVILEAMACGVPSIGTRVGGIPEVIQHGETGYICEVGDTDGIAKQAIQLLENEELHRNMGERAMKSVYEQFRSEKIVSQYEAIYYDILRDDKNGKI comes from the coding sequence ATGAAATTGAAAATAGGTATTACATGTTATCCTTCTGTAGGTGGTTCTGGGGTTGTTGGGACAGAGTTAGGAAAGCAATTGGCGGAACGCGGACATGAAATTCATTTTATTACATCGGGTGTACCATTTCGGTTGAATAAAGTGTACCCGAACATTTATTTTCACGAAGTAACAGTAAATCAATATTCTGTTTTTCAATATCCACCTTACGATTTAGCATTAGCGAGTAAAATGGCAGAGGTTGCTCAAAGAGAAAACCTTGATATTTTACATGTGCATTATGCAATCCCTCATGCTATTTGTGCATATTTAGCAAAACAAATGATTGGGGAGCGTATTAAAATTGTTACAACCTTACATGGAACGGATATTACTGTGTTAGGTTCCGACCCTTCGTTAAATAATTTAATTCGCTTTGGTATTGAACAATCTGATGTTGTTACAGCTGTGTCACATTCGTTAATTGAAGAAACGAATGAACTTGTAAAACCAGATAAAGAAATTGAGACGGTATACAATTTTGTAGACGAACGTGTTTATTTCAAGCGTGATATGTCTCAATTAAAAAAAGAATATGGTATACGAGAAAATGAAAAAGTGTTGATTCATATTTCAAATTTCCGAAAGGTTAAGCGTGTACAAGATGTTGTGCAGTCATTTGCCAAAATTGTAAAGGAAGTAGATGCGAAATTGCTTCTTGTTGGTGATGGACCAGAGTTCTGTACTATTTTACAATTGGTGAAAAGTTTACATATTGAGGAACGTGTCTTATTCCTAGGAAAGCAAGATAATGTTGCAGAGCTTCTTGCGATGAGTGATTTAATGCTACTTTTATCAGAAAAGGAAAGTTTTGGTCTCGTTATATTAGAAGCGATGGCGTGTGGTGTGCCTAGTATCGGAACGAGGGTTGGGGGCATTCCAGAGGTCATTCAACATGGTGAGACAGGATATATATGTGAAGTTGGAGATACAGATGGAATAGCTAAGCAAGCAATTCAACTACTAGAAAATGAAGAACTTCACCGTAATATGGGAGAGCGAGCGATGAAATCTGTATATGAGCAGTTTCGTTCGGAAAAAATCGTTTCACAGTATGAGGCGATTTATTATGACATACTAAGGGATGACAAGAATGGAAAGATTTAA
- the panC gene encoding pantoate--beta-alanine ligase, with amino-acid sequence MKIITTVQEMQQITNDLRTSGKSIGFVPTMGYLHEGHATLLRKAREENEIVVLSVFVNPLQFGPNEDLDRYPRDIDRDENVAKENGIDYLFYPSVEEMYPAEQTTTVEVVKRTDVLCGKQRPGHFAGVATVLMKLFNITLPTRAYFGMKDAQQVAVIEGFVTDFNIPVTIVPVDIVREEDGLAKSSRNVYLSLEEREEAPHLYRSLCIAKERIEAGERNPEIIMNLVKEHIEKYTKGTVDYADLYAYPSLKAIDKIEGRIILAIAVKFEHVRLIDNITLMGK; translated from the coding sequence ATGAAAATCATAACTACAGTGCAAGAGATGCAGCAAATTACAAACGACCTTCGTACAAGTGGAAAAAGTATCGGTTTTGTTCCAACGATGGGGTATTTACACGAAGGCCATGCTACGTTACTACGTAAGGCAAGGGAAGAAAATGAAATTGTAGTGTTAAGTGTATTTGTAAATCCACTACAATTTGGACCAAATGAAGATTTAGATCGATACCCACGTGATATTGATAGAGATGAAAATGTAGCAAAAGAAAATGGTATTGATTATTTATTTTATCCGAGTGTAGAAGAGATGTATCCAGCAGAACAAACGACAACAGTAGAAGTTGTGAAGCGTACCGACGTATTATGTGGTAAACAAAGACCTGGTCATTTCGCTGGTGTTGCGACTGTACTAATGAAACTATTTAATATTACATTGCCAACGCGTGCTTATTTCGGTATGAAAGATGCACAGCAAGTAGCTGTAATTGAAGGATTCGTAACTGATTTTAATATTCCCGTTACGATCGTACCAGTTGATATTGTAAGGGAAGAAGATGGATTAGCGAAAAGTTCTCGTAATGTGTATTTATCACTAGAAGAACGCGAAGAGGCTCCTCATTTATACCGCAGTCTATGTATAGCGAAAGAACGAATTGAGGCAGGCGAACGTAATCCAGAAATCATTATGAATCTTGTGAAAGAGCATATTGAGAAGTATACGAAAGGCACTGTAGATTATGCTGATTTATATGCATATCCTTCATTAAAAGCAATAGATAAAATTGAAGGAAGAATCATTTTAGCGATTGCAGTTAAGTTTGAACATGTACGATTAATTGACAATATAACATTAATGGGGAAATAA
- a CDS encoding biotin--[acetyl-CoA-carboxylase] ligase, with amino-acid sequence MQSTIRKQLLQVFSEADGAFVSGQTLSDKLGCSRTAVWKHMEDLRNEGYELEAVRRLGYRIASKPDKVTANEIQLGLQTERIGRTVYFEESVESTQHIAARLAYEGAEEGTIVVAEEQTAGRGRLSRKWYSPKGTGIWMSIILRPSIPVHHAPQLTLLAAVSVAQAIEKCTGVNVGIKWPNDILIQGKKAVGILTEMQADPDKINAVIMGIGINANQKQEHFDEEIQQIATSLAIESDKPIVRAELMQQIFLQLEKLYEEYLKNGFSVIKILWESYAVSIGKEITARTMKETINGLAKGITEDGVLLLEDHQGQVHHIHSADIEIK; translated from the coding sequence ATGCAATCTACTATAAGAAAGCAGTTATTACAAGTTTTTTCTGAAGCAGATGGTGCATTTGTATCTGGTCAAACACTTAGTGACAAACTTGGCTGTTCGAGAACCGCTGTATGGAAGCATATGGAGGACCTTCGTAATGAAGGGTATGAACTAGAAGCTGTACGCCGCTTAGGGTATCGAATTGCTAGTAAACCAGATAAAGTAACTGCTAATGAGATTCAATTAGGATTACAAACAGAGCGTATCGGTAGAACGGTTTATTTTGAAGAATCGGTTGAATCTACTCAGCATATTGCAGCGAGACTTGCTTATGAAGGCGCAGAAGAGGGAACAATTGTCGTTGCTGAAGAACAAACAGCAGGTAGAGGACGTTTAAGTAGAAAATGGTATTCTCCAAAAGGAACAGGAATTTGGATGAGTATTATTTTGCGTCCATCTATTCCAGTTCATCATGCACCACAGCTTACTTTATTAGCAGCTGTTAGCGTAGCGCAAGCAATTGAAAAATGTACCGGTGTAAACGTAGGGATTAAATGGCCAAATGATATTTTAATTCAAGGTAAAAAAGCTGTCGGTATATTAACAGAGATGCAAGCTGATCCAGATAAAATTAATGCTGTTATTATGGGGATTGGCATTAATGCAAATCAGAAACAAGAACATTTTGATGAGGAAATTCAGCAAATTGCAACTTCATTAGCAATTGAATCGGATAAGCCGATTGTTCGTGCGGAACTTATGCAACAAATTTTCTTGCAACTAGAGAAATTGTATGAAGAGTATTTAAAAAATGGCTTCTCTGTTATTAAAATTCTTTGGGAAAGTTACGCAGTAAGTATCGGAAAAGAAATTACAGCTCGAACGATGAAGGAAACTATTAATGGGCTAGCAAAAGGGATTACGGAGGATGGTGTATTGTTACTTGAGGATCATCAAGGACAAGTGCACCACATTCATTCTGCTGATATAGAAATTAAGTAA
- the panD gene encoding aspartate 1-decarboxylase, whose product MFRTMMRAKLHRATVTEANLNYVGSITIDEDLMDAVNIVENEKVQIVNNNNGARLETYVIKGERGSGVVCLNGAAARLVQPGDKIIIICYGLVAEENIHKQEPKIAVLDDDNQIIEMLGAEKAGTIL is encoded by the coding sequence ATGTTTCGCACAATGATGAGAGCGAAGTTACATCGCGCAACTGTAACAGAAGCAAATTTAAATTATGTAGGTAGTATTACAATTGATGAAGATTTAATGGATGCGGTAAATATTGTAGAAAATGAAAAAGTACAAATTGTAAATAACAACAATGGAGCTCGCTTAGAGACATATGTTATTAAAGGAGAGCGCGGTAGCGGTGTTGTGTGTTTAAATGGTGCAGCTGCAAGACTTGTACAACCGGGTGATAAAATTATTATTATTTGCTATGGTTTAGTGGCAGAAGAAAATATTCATAAACAAGAGCCGAAAATTGCAGTATTAGACGATGATAATCAAATTATTGAAATGTTAGGTGCTGAAAAAGCTGGCACGATATTATAA